In Lytechinus variegatus isolate NC3 chromosome 12, Lvar_3.0, whole genome shotgun sequence, a single window of DNA contains:
- the LOC121424842 gene encoding flavin-containing monooxygenase 5-like, protein MDRLRVAIIGAGVSGLVAVKTCLEEGLEPVCFEKEHELGGLWVYRDEVGSDPRGPAGIYKGLITNVSKEMMAFSDFSFPRHAPPYLTSDDVVQYLQSYAEHFDLMKHVHFNTSVVEVTKSQDYEKTGRWNVCTQSQGEEPKTESFDAVMMCSGIYTSGNIPDYPGMSGFKGQIRHSGQFRGGKEFMDKTIVVVGSCHSAGDVAVLSTSHAKKVYLSLRDGAWIVPRLVAKQPADVWANRRWIHLVPPWLYERLLNLNIKSMQDWKTLGIQKSLPPSNSSIMMNDELPMKIMSGQVVVRSGLERFEGSKVIFDDGSSLEDVDYVVFATGYNPKIYMKDDVISGSSSQLDLYLHVVPPRLEHPTLAAIGYVMTRGTLGPTAELQSRFAVKMFKKELQLPSASEMLADVKRRRDAVLQQYNEDKPKIHPTKYNDELAKAIGARPSFWNLLVSDPKLAYRFFFGPAFPSWFRLVGPHSKPDARRRILQSGDDLIHGITLRTVRPRALSRLEGLQGGRMLSIKLVAACVFVLSLAVMFWS, encoded by the exons GTGGTCTATGGGTGTATCGTGACGAGGTAGGATCCGACCCGAGAGGACCAGCCGGCATCTATAAGGGTCTCATCACCAATGTATCCAAAGAGATGATGGCTTTCAGCGACTTCTCATTCCCTAGACACGCTCCACCTTATCTAACG TCAGACGATGTTGTGCAGTATCTACAAAGCTATGCAGAGCATTTTGATCTGATGAAACATGTCCATTTCAATACATCAGTTGTAGAAGTGACGAAATCTCAGGATTATGAAAAGACAGGGAGGTGGAATGTGTGTACGCAGTCCCAGGGCGAAGAACCCAAGACAGAG AGTTTCGATGCCGTGATGATGTGTTCGGGAATATATACATCGGGCAACATACCAGACTACCCCGGGATGAGTGGGTTCAAGGGTCAAATACGACACAGTGGTCAGTTCAGAGGCGGGAAGGAGTTCATGGATAAAACAATCGTGGTGGTGG GTTCTTGTCATTCTGCGGGTGATGTTGCAGTGCTGAGTACCAGTCACGCAAAGAAG GTTTATCTGAGTTTACGAGATGGTGCGTGGATCGTACCCCGCCTTGTCGCCAAACAACCTGCCGACGTGTGGGCCAACCGACGGTGGATACACCTGGTACCACCATGGCTCTACGAACGTCTCCTCAATCTCAACATAAAGTCGATGCAGGATTGGAAGACACTCGGCATTCAGAAAAGCCTTCCTCCTTCCAACAGTAGCATCATGATGAATGATGAACTCCCGATGAAGATCATGAGTGGTCAAGTGGTGGTCCGGAGTGGGCTCGAACGGTTCGAAGGGTCCAAAGTAATCTTTGATGACGGGTCTTCGCTGGAGGATGTTGACTATGTTGTCTTCGCCACTGGGTATAACCCTAAAATCTATATGAAAGATGATGTCATATCAG GTAGTTCCAGCCAATTAGATTTGTACTTACATGTCGTGCCGCCAAGACTTGAGCACCCAACATTGGCCGCCATTGGTTACGTTATGACACGTGGGACACTAGGTCCAACAGCAGAACTGCAAAGTCGGTTTGCAGTGAAGATGTTCAAGAAAGAGTTGCAACTACCGAGTGCTTCGGAGATGCTTGCGGATGTCAAGAGAAGAAGGGATGCTGTGCTTCAGCAGTACAATGAAGATAAGCCGAAG ATCCATCCGACGAAATACAACGACGAGCTCGCTAAAGCCATCGGAGCTCGACCAAGTTTCTGGAATCTGTTGGTGTCGGATCCTAAACTGGCTTACCGGTTCTTCTTCGGACCGGCCTTCCCGTCATGGTTTAGATTGGTTGGTCCACACTCGAAGCCCGATGCGCGTCGGAGAATACTACAGAGCGGAGATGATTTGATACATGGAATTACATTGAGAACGGTTCGTCCAAGAGCTTTGTCGCGTTTGGAAGGATTACAGGGAGGCAGGATGCTATCGATTAAACTTGTAGCTGCTTGTGTTTTCGTCTTATCTCTAGCTGTTATGTTTTGGTCATAG